A single Melopsittacus undulatus isolate bMelUnd1 chromosome 11, bMelUnd1.mat.Z, whole genome shotgun sequence DNA region contains:
- the TVP23B gene encoding Golgi apparatus membrane protein TVP23 homolog B: MLRQDSSDDIEDVSLFDADDDASRRSKKSKIRHPVASFFHLFFRVSAIVVYLLCELLTSSFIACMVTIILLLSCDFWAVKNVTGRLMVGLRWWNQVDDDGKSHWVFEARKVSAQRSKSSSEAESRIFWLGLITCPMIWVIFAFSALFSFKVKWLAVVVMGVVLQGANLYGYIRCKVGSRKNLTSMATSYLGKQFLRQTVAKEDQPAS; encoded by the exons ATGTTACGGCAG GATAGCAGTGATGACATCGAAGATGTGTCTCTCTTTGATGCAGATGATGATGCATCCAGGAGATCGAAGAAGTCCAAAATAAG GCATCCTGTGGCATCATTTTTCCACTTATTCTTCCGAGTCAGTGCCATCGTTGTCTATCTGCTCTGTGAGCTCTTAACTAGCAGCTTTATCGCCTGCATGGTGACAATTATCCTCCTCTTGTCGTGTGACTTTTGGGCTGTAAAG aaTGTCACAGGACGACTGATGGTTGGCCTTCGCTGGTGGAACCAGGTGGATGATGATGGTAAAAGTCACTGGGTGTTTGAAGCCAGGAAG GTATCAGCACAAAGGAGTAAAAGCTCCTCAGAAGCAGAGTCCCGAATTTTCTGGTTAGGTCTGATTACCTGCCCTATGATCTGGGTGATATTTGCTTTCAGTGcactcttttctttcaaagtgaAATGGCTG GCAGTGGTTGTGATGGGAGTGGTGCTTCAGGGAGCCAACCTTTACGGTTATATCAGATGTAAAGTTGGCAGTAGGAAGAACTTGACGAGCATGGCGACCAGCTATCTTGGAAAGCAATTCTTGCGGCAG aCTGTGGCTAAAGAAGATCAGCCAGCATCCTGA
- the FBXW10B gene encoding F-box and WD repeat domain containing protein 10B has translation MSPSSRDAQRTGMGGSRQPGQGGQNTECLIQEGPDTENNSPIIPIADQDVIKVPRSLHLPSTVNPPKDLIRCLPPHLSMYILGFLDQKSLASCAAVSRCWEYLATEVKRERECHSVIQENIVYLQGLRPRGAVSNYAKTVKVAIPQLNEEGDVIEAKSTDQQSKTREKGNNLQETYKGLRTDTIQLEERNVFCGSYNIHILMDQSDQSRVIHYSGGNLVAVASADRKVRFVGMPGIKKLPPLLSGHAGTIKALYLNEKKGFLLSASFDLSIRCWNLYSGSCVKTFNGHCGTITCLDLHEEQFVSGAKDGMVKVWSLQSGKCVKTLKHNSAVGVVKMNGTHIVSGSDRGLVKVWRADTGALIKVLEGHQGPVKCLSFDEWHLVTGSTDRYVLGWSMLGKLKRCLVAFRHPNEVLSLEFLYLRVLSGCADGKIRIFNYLTGICLKVLVTNIKGDPVSSFCIGGNRMVINLSSKLLLLEFEETRWDYTLDADRKVVRKKKQDKRTSRRISVLRVKRHSVNGKSEHGSDKAEATLQHERKKDSRYTMSRYKFLLRVGMLQNTCKPALDNSSTENDVKVREALEPPLEHQYPAKVQKYKTPLPPKRDQTALLQRARLHSDSMAVRIVSVPFETKMLQLKLKNSLYRPTVNSSIPAPSVVHPKTCDLLQEKKAHSGGGKAVSFAAEEVHVASPFAASSQLIKSTRVIIAQMKNKAFSMRRKSFCPYAASPSGSDGEFRLLTAKQKEAYEAAAIAQYQAHQEKLREEQERARKKAWLRKIKGLPIDSFTGEGKIHAPELGFNTFL, from the exons ATGTCTCCTAGCAGCCGCGACGCGCAGCGcacggggatgggggggagcCGGCAGCCCGGCCAGG GTGGTCAGAACACTGAATGCCTCATCCAGGAGGGTCCTGATACAGAGAACAACTCACCTATTATACCCATAGCTGACCAAGATGTCATCAAGGTTCCTAGATCTCTCCACTTGCCCTCTACTGTCAACCCACCCAAGGACTTAATCCGCTGCCTGCCCCCTCATCTGTCCATGTACATCCTGG GGTTTTTGGATCAGAAATCCCTCGCTTCATGTGCTGCTGTGAGCAGATGCTGGGAATACCTGGCCACAGAAGTCAAGAGGGAACGTGAATGTCATAGTGTAATACAGGAGAACATCGTGTATTTGCAG GGCTTGCGCCCAAGAGGAGCTGTTTCAAACTATGCTAAAACAGTCAAAGTGGCAATTCCACAGTTAAATGAAGAGGGTGATGTCATTGAAGCCAAAAGCACTGATCAGCAAAGTAAAACGAGG gAGAAGGGAAACAATCTGCAGGAAACCTATAAAGGTCTGAGAACTGACACAATCCAGCTGGAAGAGAGAAATGTCTTCTGTGGCTCCTACAATATCCATATCCTCATGGACCA ATCAGACCAAAGCAGAGTAATCCATTACAGTGGTGGAAACTTGGTAGCTGTTGCCTCTGCAGATCGAAAAGTGAGGTTTGTTGGAATGCCAGGAATAAAGAAActgcctcctctgctctctGGCCATGCCGGGACCATCAAAGCACTCTATCTCAATGAGAAGAAGGGGTTTCTTCTCAGCGCAAGCTTCGATCTCAGCATCAG ATGCTGGAATCTATACAGTGGTAGTTGTGTGAAAACCTTCAATGGCCACTGTGGGACAATCACCTGCTTGGATCTACATGAAGAGCAGTTTGTGTCAGGAGCCAAGGATGGGATGGTGAAAG TGTGGAGCCTGCAGAGTGGGAAATGTGTCAAGACTCTGAAGCACAATAGTGCTGTTGGGGTGGTTAAAATGAACGGCACCCATATTGTCAGTGGGTCTGACCGAGGGCTGGTGAAGGTCTGGAGAGCTGATACTGGTGCTCTGATCAAA GTATTGGAAGGGCACCAAGGCCCAGTTAAGTGCTTGTCCTTTGATGAGTGGCATTTAGTCACAGGAAGCACTGACAGATATGTCCTGGGATGGAGCATGCTGGGAAAACTTAAGAGATGCCTCGTAGCTTTCCGCCACCCTAA tgAAGTCCTGTCTCTGGAGTTCCTCTATCTCAGAGTCCTCAGCGGTTGTGCTGATGGAAAGATCCGTATATTTAACTACTTGACTGGAATCTGCCTGAAAGTGTTGGTGACCAATATCAAAGGGGATCCCGTATCTTCTTTCTGTATCGGAGGAAACAG gATGGTGATCAATTTGTCAAGTAAACTGTTGCTGCTTGAGTTTGAAGAGACCAGGTGGGACTATACCTTAGATGCTGACAGAAAGGtggtgaggaagaaaaaacaggacAAAAGGACTTCACGCAGGATATCTGTTCTGCGAGTGAAGCGCCACAGTGTCA ATGGCAAATCTGAACATGGCTCTGACAAGGCAGAAGCTACTTTGCagcatgaaaggaagaaagactCAAGATATACAATGTCCCGTTACAAGTTCCTCTTAAGGGTCGGCATGCTGCAGAACACCTGCAAGCCAGCCCTGGACAACTCCAGCACTGAGAATGATGTGAAAGTCAGAGAAGCATTGGAACCTCCTCTAGAACATCAGTACCCTGCAAAggtacagaaatacaaaactcCTCTGCCACCCAAAAGGGATCAGACAGCGTTGCTCCAGCGTGCAAGACTGCACAGTGATTCCATGGCTGTGAGAATTGTTTCTGTCCCCTTTGAAACCAAAATGCTGCAGCTCAAGCTGAAAAACTCTTTGTACCGACCCACTGTGAattcctccatccctgctccttctGTGGTACATCCCAAGACTTGTGAtttgctgcaggaaaagaaagctcaCAGTGGTGGTGGTAAAGCCGTTtcttttgcagcagaagagGTTCACGTCGCCAGTCCTTTTGCGGCTTCTTCTCAACTGATCAAATCAACACGAGTGATCATtgcacaaatgaaaaacaaagcattttcaatGAGAAGAAAGTCCTTCTGTCCATATGCTGCAAGCCCCTCCGGGAGTGATGGGGAGTTCAGGCTCCTGACAGCGAAACAGAAGGAGGCGTATGAGGCAGCTGCTATAGCACAGTATCAGGCACACCAGGAAAAGCTCAgagaagaacaggaaagagCACGCAAGAAGGCATGGTTAAGGAAAATTAAAGGCTTACCTATAGATTCTTTTACTGGGGAGGGGAAAATACATGCTCCTGAGCTTGGGTTTAATACATTTCTTTGA